From a single Xiphophorus maculatus strain JP 163 A chromosome 5, X_maculatus-5.0-male, whole genome shotgun sequence genomic region:
- the LOC102236841 gene encoding beta-crystallin B1-like: MSAGGEQPKSQPDGKAAQSKMAEMGMMSYKMCVYDQENFQGRCIEITAECVNVCEMGMDRVRSLRVCCGPFVGFEQMNFCGEMFILEKGEYPRWDSWSNCQKNDYLLSFRPVRMDPEKHKICLYEVGEYKGRKMEIMDDDVPSLPAYGFTDRVGSILVSCGTWVGYQFPGYRGCQYLLEKGDYRHFNEFGAPCPQMQSIRRIRDMQWHPHGCYTTSSK; this comes from the exons ATGTCTGCTGGAGGAGAGCAACCCAAGTCCCAGCCTGATGGGAAGGCAGCTCAGAGCAAGATGGCTGAGATGGGCATGATGTCCTACAAG ATGTGCGTATACGACCAGGAGAACTTCCAGGGCCGCTGCATTGAGATCACCGCCGAGTGCGTGAACGTGTGTGAAATGGGAATGGACAGGGTGCGCTCCCTGCGCGTCTGCTGTGGGCC ATTTGTGGGCTTTGAACAGATGAACTTCTGTGGTGAAATGTTCATCCTGGAAAAGGGCGAGTACCCCCGCTGGGATTCATGGAGCAACTGCCAGAAGAACGATTACCTTCTGTCCTTCAGGCCTGTGCGGATG GATCCTGAGAAACACAAGATCTGTTTATACGAGGTCGGAGAATACAAAGGCCGTAAGATGGAGATCATGGATGATGATGTTCCCAGCCTGCCTGCCTACGGTTTCACCGACAGAGTGGGAAGCATCTTGGTCAGCTGTGGGAC CTGGGTGGGGTACCAGTTCCCCGGGTACCGGGGCTGCCAGTACCTGCTGGAGAAGGGTGACTACAGGCATTTCAATGAATTCGGCGCTCCCTGCCCTCAGATGCAGTCCATCAGACGCATCCGCGACATGCAGTGGCACCCACATGGCTGCTACACCACGTCCTCCAAGTGA